In Streptomyces sp. NBC_01381, a genomic segment contains:
- the whiA gene encoding DNA-binding protein WhiA, whose protein sequence is MAMTAAVKDEISRLPVTRTCCRKAEVSAILRFAGGLHLVSGRIVIEAELDTAMAARRLKRDILEIFGHSSELIVMAPGGLRRGSRYVVRVVAGGDQLARQTGLVDGRGRPIRGLPPQVVSGATCDAEAAWRGAFLAHGSLTEPGRSSSLEVTCPGPEAALALVGAARRLQIGAKAREVRGVDRVVVRDGDAIGALLTRLGAHESVLAWEERRMRREVRATANRLANFDDANLRRSARAAVAAGARVQRALEILGDEVPEHLAAAGRLRMEHKQASLEELGALADPALTKDAVAGRIRRLLAMADKRAQDLGIPGTESNLSEDLADSLADNMAV, encoded by the coding sequence ATGGCGATGACGGCAGCGGTGAAGGACGAGATCTCCCGGCTTCCCGTCACCCGGACCTGCTGCAGGAAGGCAGAGGTCTCGGCGATCCTGCGGTTCGCGGGCGGCCTTCACCTGGTGAGCGGCCGCATCGTGATCGAGGCGGAGCTGGACACGGCGATGGCCGCACGGCGGCTGAAGCGGGACATTCTGGAGATCTTCGGGCACAGCTCGGAGCTGATCGTGATGGCCCCCGGCGGGCTGCGGCGCGGCTCGCGCTATGTCGTACGCGTGGTGGCCGGCGGCGACCAGCTGGCCCGGCAGACGGGTCTCGTGGACGGCCGCGGCCGCCCGATCAGAGGGCTGCCGCCGCAGGTGGTCTCGGGGGCCACCTGTGACGCGGAGGCCGCCTGGCGCGGGGCCTTCCTGGCGCACGGCTCGCTGACCGAGCCGGGGCGTTCCTCCTCCCTGGAGGTGACCTGCCCGGGTCCGGAGGCCGCGCTGGCCCTGGTCGGTGCCGCTCGCAGGCTGCAGATCGGGGCCAAGGCCCGTGAGGTGCGCGGCGTGGACCGTGTCGTCGTCCGGGACGGCGACGCGATCGGCGCCCTGCTCACCCGGCTCGGCGCCCACGAGTCCGTACTGGCCTGGGAGGAGCGGCGGATGCGCCGCGAGGTGCGCGCCACCGCCAACCGCCTGGCCAACTTCGACGACGCCAACCTGCGCCGCTCGGCCCGCGCGGCCGTCGCCGCGGGCGCCCGTGTGCAGCGCGCCCTGGAGATCCTCGGCGACGAGGTCCCGGAGCACCTGGCGGCCGCCGGACGGCTGCGGATGGAGCACAAGCAGGCCTCCCTGGAGGAGCTGGGCGCGCTCGCCGACCCGGCGCTGACGAAGGACGCGGTCGCGGGCCGTATCCGCCGGCTGCTCGCGATGGCCGACAAGCGGGCCCAGGACCTGGGGATTCCGGGTACGGAGTCCAACCTGAGCGAGGATCTCGCCGACAGCCTCGCCGACAACATGGCGGTCTGA
- a CDS encoding M14 family metallopeptidase, translating into MRRRARARSVIAAGALLIGGLVAAPHAQADPKAPAADDPAAVKVYEADVTKQQIPILVKAGQDAHELAGQAPERGTARVQVYLTEAQAKGVEREGIELTEHKVSASTEKKLKAAGDGVFRPYGGKGGLKEEIVKTGQAHPGLTKVVSIGKTLNGQDILALKLSKGASKSKDGSKPATLYLSNQHAREWITPEMNRRLLHHYLDNYGKDQRITKLVDSTELWFVLSANPDGYDFTHAADGNRQWRKNLRDIDGDGKIAAGDGVDLNRNFAYKWGYDNEGSSPESSSETYRGTGPMSEPETKALDRLQKRIGFEYGINYHSAAELILYGVGWQVATPTPDDVLYKALAGTPEKPAIPGYHPQVASELYTTNGEADGHAGNINGISMFTPEMSTCQTVSALDPNDPWKPEDCASIFTFPDDEKLIQQEFAKNIPFALAVAETAAHPDQPVSVPGVDAPDFTPDAFTTSYARGADQEVAVTARKSVRDKELNYRVNGGRTHDDDLKAWKGGETYGGEDNLYFDQYRAGVEDARVGDKVEVWFTGRTKKGRTESEHFTYTVAERPKAKTLVVAEEGATATQAQKYVDALKGNGRSAAVWDVAEKGAPHPLGVLGHFSTVVHYTGDPVPGAPTQLALRAYLNEGGKLIESGERTGGNVDLGDALTDDFAQYYLGAYERLSAPGANSFAGSGALDGVKTPLAAAGVNPLDKAGRYTVTSDNLPADDFPQFKSAAAGSYPGLSNPYAPFEGQGMASATHADQDWKRLTRTIDLTGVSAADKPELRFALNWNLEPGYDHGILEAHTSGADDWTTLPDKNGGSKTDVPAECGAGFFINGHPFLRHYLTQTATGCTATGSSGAWNSFTGAAGGFKPVAFDLSAYAGKKVEVSLSSVTDPSSGGRGLFADNAQLVVGGNATETEGFESGLGVWAVSPAPAGSPNITGDWARTGELYKPHAAVTARDSVLLGFGFEHVPGSPERTALMGASLAHLSR; encoded by the coding sequence ATGAGACGAAGAGCGAGAGCCAGATCGGTCATCGCCGCGGGCGCGCTGCTCATCGGCGGACTCGTCGCCGCGCCGCACGCGCAGGCCGACCCGAAGGCCCCGGCCGCCGACGATCCGGCGGCCGTGAAGGTCTACGAAGCCGACGTCACCAAGCAGCAGATCCCCATCCTGGTGAAGGCGGGCCAGGACGCCCATGAACTCGCCGGCCAGGCGCCCGAGCGCGGCACCGCCCGCGTCCAGGTCTATCTGACCGAGGCGCAGGCCAAGGGCGTCGAGCGCGAGGGCATCGAACTCACCGAGCACAAGGTCTCGGCGAGCACGGAGAAGAAGCTCAAGGCCGCGGGGGACGGCGTCTTCCGGCCGTACGGCGGAAAGGGCGGCCTGAAGGAGGAGATCGTCAAGACCGGGCAGGCCCACCCCGGGCTCACCAAGGTCGTCTCCATCGGCAAGACGCTCAACGGGCAGGACATCCTCGCGCTCAAGCTCTCCAAGGGCGCGAGCAAGTCCAAGGACGGCTCCAAGCCCGCCACGCTCTACCTCTCCAACCAGCACGCGCGCGAGTGGATCACCCCCGAGATGAACCGCCGCCTGCTCCACCACTACCTCGACAACTACGGCAAGGACCAGCGCATCACCAAGCTGGTCGACTCCACCGAGCTGTGGTTCGTGCTCTCGGCCAACCCCGACGGCTACGACTTCACCCACGCCGCCGACGGCAACCGCCAGTGGCGCAAGAACCTCCGCGACATCGACGGCGACGGCAAGATAGCCGCGGGCGACGGCGTCGACCTCAACCGCAACTTCGCCTACAAGTGGGGCTACGACAACGAGGGTTCGTCCCCGGAGTCCTCCTCCGAGACGTACCGCGGCACGGGACCCATGTCCGAGCCCGAGACCAAGGCGCTCGACCGCCTCCAGAAGCGCATCGGTTTCGAGTACGGCATCAACTACCACTCGGCGGCCGAACTGATCCTCTACGGAGTGGGCTGGCAGGTCGCGACGCCCACCCCGGACGACGTGCTCTACAAGGCCCTTGCGGGCACTCCCGAGAAGCCCGCGATCCCCGGCTACCACCCGCAGGTCGCCTCCGAGCTCTACACCACCAACGGCGAGGCGGACGGCCACGCGGGCAACATCAACGGCATCTCGATGTTCACGCCCGAGATGTCCACCTGCCAGACCGTCTCCGCGCTCGACCCGAACGACCCCTGGAAGCCCGAGGACTGCGCCTCGATCTTCACCTTCCCGGACGACGAGAAGCTGATACAGCAGGAGTTCGCGAAGAACATCCCCTTCGCGCTCGCCGTCGCCGAGACGGCCGCCCACCCCGACCAGCCGGTCTCCGTCCCCGGCGTCGATGCCCCCGACTTCACCCCGGACGCCTTCACGACGTCGTACGCGCGCGGAGCCGACCAGGAGGTCGCCGTCACCGCCCGCAAGTCGGTGCGCGACAAGGAGCTCAACTACCGCGTCAACGGCGGCCGTACGCACGATGACGACCTCAAGGCCTGGAAGGGCGGCGAGACGTACGGCGGCGAGGACAACCTGTACTTCGACCAGTACCGCGCCGGCGTCGAGGACGCGCGCGTGGGCGACAAGGTCGAGGTGTGGTTCACCGGGCGCACCAAGAAGGGCCGCACGGAGAGCGAGCACTTCACGTACACCGTCGCCGAACGCCCCAAGGCGAAGACGCTCGTCGTCGCCGAGGAAGGCGCCACCGCCACACAGGCCCAGAAGTACGTCGACGCCCTCAAGGGCAACGGGCGTTCGGCCGCGGTCTGGGACGTCGCCGAGAAGGGCGCCCCGCACCCGCTGGGCGTGCTCGGCCACTTCTCGACGGTCGTGCACTACACCGGCGACCCGGTACCCGGCGCGCCCACCCAACTCGCCCTGCGCGCCTACCTCAACGAGGGCGGCAAGCTGATCGAGTCCGGCGAGCGCACGGGCGGCAACGTGGACCTCGGTGACGCGCTCACCGACGACTTCGCGCAGTACTACCTGGGCGCGTACGAACGCCTCTCCGCACCCGGCGCCAACAGCTTCGCCGGCAGCGGGGCGCTCGACGGCGTCAAGACCCCGCTCGCGGCGGCCGGCGTCAACCCCCTGGACAAGGCGGGCCGTTACACCGTCACGTCCGACAACCTGCCCGCCGACGACTTCCCGCAGTTCAAGAGCGCGGCCGCCGGCAGCTACCCCGGACTCAGCAATCCGTACGCACCCTTCGAGGGCCAGGGCATGGCATCGGCGACCCACGCCGACCAGGACTGGAAGCGGCTGACCCGCACCATCGACCTGACCGGGGTCTCGGCCGCGGACAAGCCGGAGCTGCGGTTCGCGCTCAACTGGAACCTGGAGCCGGGCTACGACCACGGGATCCTGGAGGCGCACACCTCGGGCGCCGACGACTGGACCACGCTGCCGGACAAGAACGGGGGCTCCAAGACGGACGTGCCCGCGGAGTGCGGGGCCGGGTTCTTCATCAACGGTCACCCGTTCCTGCGCCACTACCTGACGCAGACGGCGACCGGCTGCACGGCCACCGGCAGCAGCGGTGCCTGGAACAGCTTCACCGGCGCGGCGGGCGGCTTCAAGCCCGTCGCCTTCGACCTCAGCGCCTACGCGGGCAAGAAGGTCGAGGTGTCGCTCAGCTCCGTCACCGACCCCTCCAGCGGAGGCCGCGGCCTCTTCGCCGACAACGCGCAGCTCGTCGTCGGAGGCAACGCGACGGAGACCGAAGGATTCGAGTCCGGGCTCGGTGTCTGGGCCGTCTCGCCGGCCCCGGCCGGGAGCCCCAATATCACAGGCGACTGGGCGCGCACCGGGGAGCTCTACAAGCCCCACGCGGCCGTCACAGCGCGTGACAGTGTGCTCCTCGGCTTCGGGTTCGAGCATGTACCCGGAAGCCCAGAGCGCACCGCTCTAATGGGCGCCTCCCTGGCACATCTGAGCCGCTGA
- the gap gene encoding type I glyceraldehyde-3-phosphate dehydrogenase, which translates to MTIRVGINGFGRIGRNYFRALLEQGADIEIVAVNDLGDTATTAHLLKYDTILGRLKAEVSHTEDTITVDGHTIKVLSERNPADIPWGQLGVDIVIESTGIFTKKADAEKHIAGGAKKVLISAPAKDEDITIVMGVNQDKYDPAQHNIISNASCTTNCVAPMAKVLDENFGIVKGLMTTVHAYTNDQRILDFPHSDLRRARAAAENIIPTTTGAAKATALVLPQLKGKLDGIAMRVPVPTGSATDLVVEVQRDVTKDEVNAAFKKAADDGDLKGVLFYTEDPIVSSDIVGDPASCTFDSSLTMVQDGKSVKILGWYDNEWGYSNRLVDLTVFVGGQL; encoded by the coding sequence GTGACGATCCGCGTAGGCATCAACGGCTTCGGCCGCATCGGGCGCAACTACTTCCGGGCGCTGCTCGAGCAGGGTGCGGACATTGAGATCGTGGCTGTCAACGACCTGGGTGACACCGCGACGACGGCGCACCTCCTGAAGTACGACACCATCCTGGGCCGTCTCAAGGCCGAGGTGTCGCACACCGAGGACACCATCACGGTCGACGGCCACACCATCAAGGTCCTTTCCGAGCGCAACCCCGCGGACATCCCCTGGGGCCAGCTGGGCGTCGACATCGTGATCGAGTCCACGGGCATCTTCACGAAGAAGGCCGACGCCGAGAAGCACATCGCCGGCGGCGCCAAGAAGGTCCTCATCTCGGCTCCGGCCAAGGACGAGGACATCACCATCGTGATGGGCGTCAACCAGGACAAGTACGACCCCGCGCAGCACAACATCATTTCGAACGCGTCCTGCACCACCAACTGTGTGGCGCCGATGGCCAAGGTTCTGGACGAGAACTTCGGCATCGTCAAGGGCCTGATGACCACGGTCCACGCGTACACCAACGACCAGCGCATCCTGGACTTCCCGCACTCGGACCTGCGTCGCGCCCGCGCCGCCGCCGAGAACATCATTCCGACCACGACCGGTGCCGCCAAGGCCACCGCTCTGGTCCTGCCGCAGCTCAAGGGCAAGCTCGACGGCATCGCGATGCGCGTCCCGGTCCCGACCGGTTCGGCCACCGACCTGGTCGTCGAGGTGCAGCGCGACGTCACCAAGGACGAGGTCAACGCCGCGTTCAAGAAGGCCGCCGACGACGGCGACCTGAAGGGCGTCCTCTTCTACACCGAGGACCCGATCGTGTCCTCGGACATCGTCGGCGACCCGGCGTCCTGCACCTTCGACTCGTCCCTGACCATGGTCCAGGACGGCAAGTCGGTGAAGATCCTCGGCTGGTACGACAACGAGTGGGGTTACTCCAACCGCCTCGTCGACCTCACGGTCTTCGTCGGCGGCCAGCTCTGA
- the pgk gene encoding phosphoglycerate kinase: MKTIDELLAEGVEGKRVFVRADLNVPLADGTITDDGRIRAVLPTVKALADAGAKVVVASHLGRPKGAPDPAFSLLPAAERLGELLGEPVAFAQDTVGPAAHDAVDGLQPGQVAVIENLRFNAGETSKDDAERGAFADQLAALADVYVGDGFGAVHRKHASVYDLPARLPHYAGYLIATEVGVLKKLTEDVKRPYVVALGGAKVSDKLAVIDQLLGKADRLLIGGGMAYTFLKAQGHEVGVSLLQEDQIPQVKEYIKRAEENGVELVLPVDVLVSTDFPDLKTKAPANPTTVAADAIPADQEGLDIGPETRKLYASKLADAATVFWNGPMGVFEHPDYAEGTKAVAQALLDSPAFTVVGGGDSAAAVRILGFDENAFGHISTGGGASLEYLEGKTLPGLAALEN, encoded by the coding sequence ATGAAGACGATCGACGAACTTCTCGCCGAAGGGGTCGAAGGCAAGCGGGTCTTCGTCCGCGCCGACCTCAATGTGCCGCTCGCCGACGGCACCATCACCGACGACGGCCGCATCCGCGCCGTCCTGCCGACCGTCAAGGCGCTCGCGGACGCGGGCGCCAAGGTGGTCGTCGCCTCGCACCTGGGCCGCCCCAAGGGCGCCCCGGACCCGGCGTTCTCGCTGCTGCCCGCCGCCGAGCGGCTCGGTGAACTCCTGGGCGAGCCCGTCGCGTTCGCGCAGGACACCGTGGGCCCCGCCGCGCACGACGCGGTGGACGGACTGCAGCCCGGCCAGGTCGCCGTCATCGAGAACCTCCGCTTCAACGCCGGTGAGACGTCCAAGGACGACGCCGAGCGCGGCGCCTTCGCCGACCAGCTCGCCGCCCTGGCGGATGTCTACGTAGGGGACGGTTTCGGTGCCGTGCACCGCAAGCACGCCTCCGTGTACGACCTGCCGGCGCGCCTGCCGCACTACGCGGGCTACCTCATCGCCACCGAGGTCGGCGTCCTGAAGAAGCTCACCGAGGACGTCAAGCGCCCCTACGTGGTCGCGCTCGGCGGCGCCAAGGTCTCCGACAAGCTGGCCGTCATCGACCAGCTGCTCGGCAAGGCCGACCGCCTCCTGATCGGCGGCGGCATGGCCTACACCTTCCTGAAGGCGCAGGGCCACGAGGTCGGCGTCTCCCTCCTCCAGGAGGACCAGATCCCGCAGGTCAAGGAGTACATCAAGCGCGCGGAGGAGAACGGCGTCGAGCTGGTGCTCCCCGTCGACGTACTGGTCTCCACCGACTTCCCTGACCTGAAGACCAAGGCCCCGGCCAACCCCACCACGGTCGCCGCGGACGCCATCCCGGCCGACCAGGAGGGTCTCGACATCGGACCCGAGACCCGTAAGCTCTACGCCTCGAAGCTCGCCGACGCGGCCACCGTCTTCTGGAACGGCCCGATGGGCGTCTTCGAGCACCCGGACTACGCCGAGGGCACCAAGGCGGTCGCCCAGGCTCTCCTCGACTCCCCGGCCTTCACGGTCGTCGGCGGTGGCGACAGCGCCGCGGCCGTCCGGATCCTGGGCTTCGACGAGAACGCATTCGGCCACATTTCCACCGGCGGCGGCGCCTCCCTCGAATACCTCGAGGGCAAGACGCTCCCCGGCCTCGCCGCACTGGAGAACTGA
- the tpiA gene encoding triose-phosphate isomerase, giving the protein MTTRTPLMAGNWKMNLNHLEAIAHVQKLAFALADKDYEAVEVAVLPPFTDLRSVQTLVDGDKLKIKYGAQDISAHDSGAYTGEISGPMLAKLKCTYVAVGHSERRQYHDETDEVCNGKVKAAYKHGLTPILCVGEGLDIREAGQQIQYTLNQIDGGLKGIPAEQAESIVIAYEPVWAIGTGKVATPEDAQEVCGAIRGRLAELYSQELADKVRIQYGGSVKSGNVAAIMAQPDVDGALVGGAALDTDEFVKIVRFSDQ; this is encoded by the coding sequence ATGACTACGCGTACCCCGCTGATGGCGGGCAACTGGAAGATGAACCTCAACCACCTCGAGGCCATCGCCCACGTCCAGAAGCTCGCCTTCGCCCTGGCCGACAAGGACTACGAGGCCGTCGAGGTCGCCGTCCTGCCGCCCTTCACCGATCTGCGCTCCGTGCAGACCCTGGTCGACGGCGACAAGCTCAAGATCAAGTACGGCGCCCAGGACATCTCGGCGCACGACTCCGGCGCGTACACCGGCGAGATCTCGGGCCCGATGCTCGCCAAGCTGAAGTGCACGTATGTGGCCGTGGGCCACTCCGAGCGCCGCCAGTACCACGACGAGACCGACGAGGTCTGCAACGGCAAGGTGAAGGCCGCCTACAAGCACGGCCTGACCCCGATCCTCTGCGTCGGCGAGGGCCTCGACATCCGTGAGGCCGGCCAGCAGATCCAGTACACGCTCAACCAGATCGACGGCGGCCTCAAGGGCATCCCCGCCGAGCAGGCCGAGTCCATCGTCATCGCGTACGAGCCGGTGTGGGCCATCGGCACCGGCAAGGTCGCGACCCCCGAGGACGCCCAGGAGGTCTGCGGTGCGATCCGCGGCCGCCTGGCCGAGCTGTACTCGCAGGAGCTCGCCGACAAGGTGCGCATCCAGTACGGCGGCTCCGTGAAGTCCGGCAATGTGGCCGCGATCATGGCGCAGCCCGATGTCGACGGTGCCCTGGTGGGTGGCGCCGCCCTCGACACGGACGAGTTCGTCAAGATCGTCCGCTTCAGCGACCAGTGA
- the secG gene encoding preprotein translocase subunit SecG, with protein MGFSIALIVFSLLMMLLVLMHKGKGGGLSDMFGGGMQSSVGGSSVAERNLDRITVVVGLLWFACIVVLGLLMKVNN; from the coding sequence ATGGGGTTCTCGATCGCCCTCATCGTCTTCAGCCTGCTGATGATGCTGCTGGTGCTGATGCACAAGGGCAAGGGCGGCGGCCTCTCCGACATGTTCGGTGGCGGCATGCAGTCGTCCGTCGGCGGCTCGTCGGTCGCCGAGCGAAATCTCGACCGCATCACCGTCGTGGTCGGTCTTCTCTGGTTCGCGTGCATTGTCGTGCTCGGCCTGCTGATGAAGGTGAACAACTGA
- a CDS encoding RNA polymerase-binding protein RbpA, with the protein MASGNAIRGSRVGAGPMGEAERGESAPRLRISFWCSNGHETVPSFASDAQVPDTWDCPRCGFPAGQDRDNPPDPPRTEPYKTHLAYVRERRSDADGEAILAEALAKLRGEI; encoded by the coding sequence GTGGCAAGTGGCAACGCGATCCGAGGAAGTCGGGTCGGGGCGGGGCCGATGGGCGAGGCCGAGCGCGGTGAGTCCGCGCCGCGACTGCGCATCTCCTTCTGGTGCTCCAACGGACACGAGACGGTGCCCAGCTTCGCCAGCGACGCGCAGGTTCCCGATACTTGGGACTGCCCCCGCTGCGGCTTCCCCGCCGGTCAGGACCGGGACAACCCGCCGGACCCGCCCCGCACCGAGCCGTACAAGACGCACCTGGCGTATGTACGGGAGCGGCGCAGCGACGCGGACGGCGAGGCGATTCTCGCGGAGGCGCTCGCCAAACTGCGGGGCGAGATCTAG